In Actinoplanes sp. NBC_00393, a single genomic region encodes these proteins:
- a CDS encoding maleylpyruvate isomerase family mycothiol-dependent enzyme: MNPWPEIHRQRLAVADLLDSLDPGEWARPSLCDGWTIHDVAAHLTLQQLRFRDVLRMPRHWKGSMDRTIQAAAQRRAAELSPRQIIADIRDTAGLRRRNFGVTPVETLTDLLVHSQDIALPLCRDHPMPPTAAAVCAQRTLTMRIPPPPPSVRAIAGLHLAATDTAWSFGDGPEVRGPTAALLLVCCGRGVALPQLSGPGVDLLAARLLPA; encoded by the coding sequence ATGAACCCGTGGCCCGAGATCCACCGTCAACGACTCGCCGTCGCCGACCTGCTCGACTCCCTCGACCCCGGCGAATGGGCCCGGCCGTCCCTCTGCGACGGCTGGACCATCCACGATGTCGCCGCCCACCTCACCCTCCAGCAGTTGCGGTTCCGCGACGTACTCCGCATGCCACGCCACTGGAAAGGCAGCATGGACCGGACCATCCAGGCCGCGGCCCAGCGGCGCGCTGCAGAACTCAGCCCCCGGCAGATCATCGCCGACATCCGCGATACGGCCGGCCTGCGGCGGCGCAACTTCGGGGTCACGCCGGTCGAGACGCTGACCGACCTACTCGTACACAGCCAGGACATCGCACTGCCCCTCTGCCGCGACCACCCGATGCCGCCGACGGCGGCCGCCGTCTGCGCCCAGCGGACGCTGACCATGCGGATCCCACCGCCACCCCCATCGGTACGCGCCATCGCCGGCCTCCACCTCGCCGCCACCGACACGGCGTGGTCGTTCGGGGATGGGCCTGAGGTGCGCGGGCCGACCGCCGCGCTGTTGCTGGTGTGCTGCGGGCGGGGCGTCGCCTTGCCCCAGCTCAGTGGGCCGGGCGTGGATCTGCTGGCGGCGCGCTTACTCCCCGCCTGA
- a CDS encoding ABC transporter ATP-binding protein: MGAAALEIRGLCKTFGTFQAVDGVDLTVRAGTFHGIVGPNGAGKSTTIGMTVGLITPDAGEIRILGHDALADRGRARALTGVLPDGLDLPERLTGAELLRYSAGLRGLHRTAAAGRVAELIEVLGLAKAAGTPLADCSTGTRKKVGLAQALLHAPRLLVLDEPFEAVDPVSAATIRRVLRRFVDGGGTTVLSTHSMLLVEQMCDDVTVIHQGRVVAAGAVTEVAAGSDLEDRFVQLVGADTPGTDGLDWLTTPGAPQ, translated from the coding sequence GTGGGTGCCGCTGCGTTGGAGATCCGTGGACTTTGCAAAACATTCGGGACATTCCAGGCGGTGGATGGCGTTGATCTGACCGTTCGGGCGGGCACCTTCCACGGCATCGTCGGGCCCAACGGGGCCGGCAAGTCGACGACCATCGGCATGACCGTCGGCCTGATCACCCCCGACGCCGGCGAGATCCGCATCCTCGGGCACGACGCGCTCGCCGACCGCGGCCGCGCCCGCGCCCTCACCGGCGTCCTCCCCGACGGCCTCGACCTGCCGGAACGGCTCACCGGCGCCGAGCTGCTGCGCTACAGCGCCGGCCTGCGCGGCCTGCACCGGACGGCGGCGGCCGGCCGGGTCGCCGAGCTGATCGAGGTCCTCGGCCTGGCCAAGGCGGCCGGCACCCCGCTCGCCGACTGCTCCACCGGCACCCGCAAGAAGGTCGGCCTCGCCCAGGCTCTCCTCCATGCACCCCGGCTGCTGGTCCTCGACGAGCCGTTCGAGGCGGTCGACCCGGTCTCGGCGGCCACCATCCGCCGGGTCCTGCGCCGCTTCGTCGACGGCGGCGGCACGACCGTCCTCTCCACCCACTCGATGCTGCTGGTCGAGCAGATGTGCGACGACGTCACCGTGATCCACCAGGGCCGGGTGGTAGCCGCCGGCGCCGTCACCGAGGTCGCCGCCGGCTCGGACCTTGAGGACCGCTTCGTCCAGCTGGTCGGCGCCGACACCCCTGGCACCGACGGCCTGGATTGGCTGACCACGCCCGGAGCTCCCCAATGA
- a CDS encoding FtsX-like permease family protein has protein sequence MLLLVRRAAATKGLLAAGAAVMFIAVLLLAGLTAYAGAAGEAGVGAAVAAAAPEERSVLVRGTGGADHDRAVREAYADGLAGTPVTVQGAVYGSGWSIDRPGAGAVTDSNGVAYASVVALEDLPAHATLVSGEWASSTGSAALAEPVAALLGVTTGDTLRLVDRRTQRIVPVPVSGLWRPADATDPYWLLTPDVFAGRAPQTSTHGPIVVDRAVFDRVFATGASAGWLARPDLADVSLAQVARTAEAATSTAAAVPERTGLGSSATITSGLPGLSARLDRADLVRRSALVTPMLLLAVLGLYALTLVALLLGEARRSETALLRARGAARSQLARLAATEAFVLMLPAALLAPPLAVFLVRTVPLPGGLQVDARLDGSVWLIAALAVAGGILALTLPALSRGRTYVAETATRARLPILRRAGLDLVVIALAVLGWLQLRQYSSPVGAGLGIDPLLAAAPTLGVLTGAVVAIRLLPPIARLAAARLDRGVTRARLLGTWQAGRRSHAGPMVMLALAVAAATVSWGLAGTARASLNDQAEQQVGANMRLVETGGVAPAGRLEQLAALPGAGTIVPAWRESMPLTAGKEPAEFLALDAEAAAKVVRARDDATGGPPEQLFQRLVAARAPGQRTGELKPGRIVTSGPARTSAIFTDGRRIELGLSDRNRPLDFTAAGPGLLGFIVDPGAGTDPGAGTVTWRVSGQDGSWWAVGPTGTGQAALPDGSVQFAGRFAVARSPSRSPVPVAMTPGALAELNAEAGKTTFLKIGNAGVPIRLVAVVERVPGTAGGEAILADRAALDAALFEGWGLVQGTGEWWLSGAPAGAGDLAGVRVLDRRQLADAASRDPFGAGARVALFLAAFGAVLLAAAGIAADSRATARRRAGELAVLHTLGAGPRLLARSLVVEQAFLAGVGAFAGLAVGLLVAGAMAPLLVLTPAAVRPVPEPVVEVGWLPTMGSVVLLVGIALALSAASAASAARRLPAARLRLGADQ, from the coding sequence ATGCTTCTGCTGGTCCGGCGCGCCGCTGCCACCAAGGGTCTGCTGGCCGCCGGAGCCGCGGTCATGTTCATCGCCGTGCTCCTGCTGGCCGGCCTCACCGCGTACGCGGGCGCGGCCGGCGAGGCGGGAGTCGGTGCTGCCGTCGCCGCGGCGGCGCCGGAGGAACGGTCTGTCCTGGTTCGCGGCACCGGCGGCGCCGATCACGACCGGGCGGTGCGTGAGGCTTATGCGGACGGCCTGGCCGGTACGCCGGTCACCGTCCAGGGCGCGGTCTACGGCTCCGGCTGGTCGATCGACCGGCCCGGCGCCGGCGCGGTCACCGATTCGAACGGGGTGGCCTACGCCTCGGTGGTGGCCCTGGAGGACCTGCCCGCCCACGCCACCCTGGTGTCCGGCGAGTGGGCGTCGAGCACCGGATCAGCCGCGCTCGCCGAGCCGGTCGCCGCTCTGCTCGGCGTCACCACCGGCGACACCCTGCGCCTGGTCGACCGTCGCACGCAGCGGATCGTCCCGGTGCCCGTCTCCGGGCTGTGGCGCCCGGCCGACGCCACCGACCCGTACTGGCTGCTCACCCCGGACGTGTTCGCCGGCCGGGCGCCGCAGACCAGCACGCACGGCCCGATCGTGGTGGACCGGGCCGTCTTCGACCGGGTGTTCGCCACCGGCGCCTCGGCCGGCTGGTTGGCGCGGCCGGATCTCGCTGACGTGTCGTTGGCGCAGGTTGCGCGTACCGCTGAGGCTGCCACCTCGACCGCTGCGGCCGTGCCGGAACGCACCGGCCTGGGTTCGTCGGCCACCATCACCTCCGGCCTGCCGGGCCTGTCCGCCCGCCTGGACCGCGCCGACCTGGTGCGCCGCTCCGCCCTGGTCACGCCGATGCTGCTGCTCGCCGTCCTCGGCCTGTACGCGCTGACCCTGGTGGCCCTGCTGCTCGGCGAGGCGCGCCGCTCGGAGACCGCGCTGTTGCGGGCCCGCGGCGCCGCCCGCAGCCAGCTCGCCCGGCTGGCCGCCACCGAAGCCTTCGTCCTGATGCTGCCGGCTGCCCTGCTCGCCCCACCGCTCGCGGTGTTCCTGGTCCGGACCGTCCCGCTCCCCGGCGGCCTGCAGGTCGACGCCCGCCTGGACGGTTCGGTGTGGCTGATCGCGGCCCTCGCCGTGGCCGGCGGGATCCTCGCGCTCACCCTTCCCGCGCTGAGCCGCGGCCGCACCTATGTGGCCGAGACCGCGACCCGCGCCCGCCTGCCGATTCTGCGCCGCGCCGGCCTGGACCTGGTGGTGATCGCGCTCGCCGTGCTCGGCTGGCTGCAGCTGCGCCAGTACTCGTCGCCGGTCGGCGCCGGGCTGGGCATCGACCCGCTGCTCGCCGCCGCGCCCACCCTCGGCGTGCTGACCGGCGCGGTCGTCGCGATCCGCCTGCTCCCGCCGATCGCCCGGCTCGCGGCGGCCCGGCTGGACCGGGGCGTGACCCGGGCCCGGCTGCTCGGCACCTGGCAGGCCGGCCGCCGCTCGCACGCCGGCCCGATGGTGATGCTCGCGCTCGCCGTCGCCGCCGCCACGGTCTCCTGGGGACTGGCCGGCACCGCCCGGGCCTCGCTGAACGATCAGGCCGAGCAGCAGGTCGGCGCGAACATGCGCCTGGTCGAGACCGGTGGCGTCGCGCCGGCGGGCCGGCTGGAGCAGCTCGCCGCGCTGCCCGGCGCCGGCACGATCGTCCCGGCCTGGCGGGAGAGCATGCCGCTGACCGCCGGCAAGGAGCCGGCCGAGTTCCTGGCGCTGGACGCCGAGGCCGCCGCGAAGGTGGTGCGGGCCCGCGACGACGCCACCGGCGGACCGCCGGAGCAGCTGTTCCAGCGGCTGGTCGCGGCGCGCGCCCCGGGACAGCGCACCGGCGAGTTGAAGCCGGGCCGGATCGTCACCAGCGGGCCGGCCCGTACTTCGGCGATCTTCACCGACGGCCGGCGGATCGAACTCGGACTCAGCGACCGGAACCGGCCATTGGACTTCACCGCCGCCGGACCCGGTCTCCTGGGCTTCATCGTGGATCCCGGCGCAGGAACGGACCCCGGCGCCGGCACGGTGACGTGGCGGGTCAGCGGGCAGGACGGCAGCTGGTGGGCGGTGGGCCCGACCGGCACCGGGCAGGCCGCGCTCCCGGACGGCTCGGTGCAGTTCGCCGGCCGGTTCGCCGTCGCGCGGTCGCCGAGCCGGTCCCCGGTTCCGGTCGCGATGACCCCGGGCGCGCTGGCCGAGCTGAACGCGGAGGCCGGCAAGACCACCTTCCTCAAGATCGGCAACGCCGGCGTGCCGATCAGGCTGGTCGCGGTGGTCGAGCGGGTGCCGGGCACCGCCGGGGGCGAGGCGATCCTCGCCGACCGGGCGGCTCTCGACGCCGCGCTCTTCGAGGGCTGGGGGCTCGTGCAGGGGACCGGCGAGTGGTGGCTGAGCGGTGCGCCGGCCGGGGCGGGCGATCTGGCCGGGGTGCGCGTACTCGATCGCCGGCAGCTGGCCGACGCCGCCTCGCGCGATCCGTTCGGCGCCGGCGCACGCGTCGCGCTCTTCCTTGCCGCCTTCGGGGCGGTGCTGCTGGCCGCCGCGGGCATCGCCGCCGACTCCCGGGCCACCGCCCGCCGCCGGGCCGGTGAGCTGGCCGTTCTGCACACCCTCGGCGCCGGGCCGCGGCTGCTGGCCCGGTCGCTGGTGGTCGAGCAGGCGTTCCTGGCCGGGGTCGGCGCGTTCGCCGGGCTCGCGGTCGGTCTGCTGGTCGCCGGCGCGATGGCGCCGCTGCTGGTGCTCACCCCGGCCGCGGTGCGGCCGGTTCCGGAGCCGGTGGTCGAGGTCGGCTGGCTGCCGACGATGGGCAGCGTGGTGCTTCTGGTGGGCATCGCGCTCGCGCTCAGCGCCGCGAGCGCGGCCTCCGCAGCACGCCGCCTGCCTGCCGCGCGCCTGCGCCTGGGAGCGGACCAGTGA
- a CDS encoding ABC transporter permease: protein MNNLRGTLHRVRTYAAQLGLIAALVVLAAFLASGLPRIANDRTDAGLRSDIGRLESSQRDLTFSLSFFDPEFGPSADWKAGELDKIRRELPAPLPGLIENGWFVSEVGPANAAVGNADPGSCPPLAAVRRQTGAEQAVRITEGRMPKSGKVAEAVAGRDEAKALNLKIGDTLSVLGRWGVATVRVVGVYEVVDPADPFWADMKLTRVSCPSVDDGTRFRATLLTDAAGAEAAGIGAGELKERWRYRIDAGKLTADRIGELTTAVAAARRAPPANTSLLSSVDSTLADFDERLRGVRALLAVVQAGLLATTAGLILLAARLAVDRRRNEYALIRARGGSVRSIGARSLAETVLVALPAGLAGWLAGFLTGGRPDAGEPLLVAAIVLLAVAAPAGYAAAVARRPDFTGHRRDLAGDRPTPRRLTAEIFIVALAFGGTYLVRRRGLDAGAGVDPYLVVVPVLLALAASLVALRLMPFPLRRLGRLAARARGAVVFLGLSGAGRGAPLRSGPLAVLVVAIATGIFSSTVLTTVSHARDRAAELAIPADAMVTGFLFAPGTDREVAAVDGVTAAVPVLIQSAATIRGDTSPLLTQAPALVADASAIPGMPAVLAGARPGADPVPAVVSPKLAASIGAGGIIDIQSRQYKFRVAAVQDTVPGLGTGIRDFVALPAQAMPIPDFQPIVPNRILIDGEGYDPQAVRKAADLGQSRQAEDATGTAQDTFELAMPATLTTREAYRAELDNRGVDGVLAFTFAAGVAASAGLALLAVALTVLAGAPDRGRTLSRLRTLGLSTRQGRRLLVFELVPLISVAVLVGGLVGIALPALIGSALGLSTFTAGLPAGISIDPLLAAGVLLIAALAVAAALVVEDVANRRLRLGTVLRLGEEP, encoded by the coding sequence GTGAACAACCTCAGGGGTACGCTCCACCGCGTCCGAACCTACGCCGCTCAGCTGGGCCTGATCGCCGCCCTGGTGGTGCTCGCCGCGTTCCTGGCCTCCGGCCTGCCCCGGATCGCCAACGACCGCACCGACGCCGGCCTGCGATCCGACATCGGCCGGCTGGAGTCGAGCCAGCGGGACCTGACGTTCTCGCTGTCGTTCTTCGACCCCGAGTTCGGCCCGTCGGCCGACTGGAAGGCGGGCGAGCTCGACAAGATCCGCCGGGAGTTGCCGGCGCCGCTGCCCGGGCTGATCGAGAACGGTTGGTTCGTCTCCGAGGTGGGCCCGGCGAACGCGGCCGTCGGCAACGCCGATCCCGGTAGCTGCCCGCCGCTGGCCGCGGTCCGCCGGCAGACCGGCGCCGAGCAGGCCGTCCGGATCACCGAGGGCCGGATGCCGAAATCCGGAAAGGTCGCGGAGGCGGTCGCCGGGCGGGACGAGGCCAAGGCTCTGAACCTGAAGATCGGCGACACACTGAGCGTCCTGGGCCGGTGGGGCGTCGCGACGGTCCGCGTGGTCGGCGTTTACGAGGTCGTCGACCCCGCCGACCCGTTCTGGGCGGACATGAAGCTGACCCGGGTCTCCTGCCCGAGCGTGGACGACGGCACCCGGTTCCGGGCCACCCTGCTGACCGACGCCGCCGGGGCGGAGGCGGCCGGCATCGGCGCCGGCGAGCTGAAGGAACGCTGGCGGTACCGGATCGACGCCGGGAAACTGACCGCCGACCGGATCGGCGAGCTCACCACCGCGGTGGCCGCTGCCCGCCGCGCCCCGCCGGCCAACACCTCGCTGCTGAGCAGCGTGGACAGCACTCTCGCCGACTTCGACGAGCGGCTGCGCGGCGTCCGGGCGCTGCTCGCGGTGGTGCAGGCCGGCCTGCTGGCCACCACCGCCGGGCTGATCCTGCTGGCCGCCCGGCTCGCCGTGGACCGGCGCCGCAACGAGTACGCGCTGATCCGCGCCCGCGGCGGCTCGGTCCGCTCGATCGGCGCCCGCTCCTTGGCCGAGACCGTGCTCGTAGCCCTGCCCGCCGGTCTGGCCGGCTGGCTCGCCGGTTTCCTCACCGGGGGACGGCCGGACGCTGGAGAACCGTTGCTGGTCGCGGCGATCGTCCTGCTCGCGGTGGCGGCGCCGGCCGGGTACGCCGCGGCCGTGGCCCGCCGGCCGGACTTCACCGGGCACCGGCGGGACCTGGCCGGGGACCGGCCGACCCCACGCCGGCTCACCGCGGAGATCTTCATCGTGGCGCTGGCGTTCGGCGGCACCTATCTCGTACGCCGTCGCGGGCTGGACGCCGGGGCGGGCGTCGACCCGTACCTCGTGGTGGTCCCGGTCCTGCTGGCCCTGGCCGCCTCCCTGGTGGCGCTGCGGCTGATGCCGTTCCCCCTGCGCCGGCTCGGCCGGCTCGCGGCCCGGGCCCGCGGCGCCGTGGTCTTCCTCGGTCTCAGCGGCGCCGGCCGTGGCGCCCCGCTGCGCTCCGGACCGCTCGCCGTGCTGGTGGTGGCGATCGCGACCGGAATCTTCAGCAGCACTGTGCTGACCACCGTGAGCCACGCCCGGGACCGCGCCGCCGAGCTCGCGATCCCGGCCGACGCGATGGTCACCGGCTTCCTGTTCGCCCCGGGCACCGACCGTGAGGTCGCGGCGGTGGACGGCGTCACCGCCGCGGTGCCGGTGCTGATCCAGTCCGCCGCCACCATCCGCGGCGACACCAGCCCGCTGCTAACCCAGGCGCCGGCGCTGGTGGCCGACGCCTCGGCGATTCCCGGCATGCCCGCGGTGCTCGCCGGCGCGCGTCCCGGCGCCGATCCGGTGCCGGCGGTCGTGTCGCCGAAGCTCGCCGCGAGCATCGGCGCCGGCGGCATCATCGACATCCAGTCCCGGCAATACAAGTTCCGGGTCGCGGCGGTCCAGGACACTGTGCCCGGGCTCGGCACCGGCATCCGGGACTTCGTGGCCCTCCCCGCGCAGGCCATGCCGATCCCGGACTTCCAGCCGATCGTGCCCAACCGCATCCTGATCGACGGCGAGGGCTACGACCCGCAGGCAGTCCGCAAGGCCGCCGACCTCGGTCAGAGCCGGCAGGCCGAGGACGCCACCGGCACCGCCCAGGACACCTTCGAGCTGGCCATGCCCGCCACCCTGACCACCCGGGAGGCGTACCGCGCGGAGCTCGACAACCGCGGGGTCGACGGGGTGCTCGCCTTCACCTTCGCCGCCGGGGTGGCCGCGTCGGCCGGGCTCGCCCTGCTCGCGGTCGCGCTGACCGTCCTGGCCGGGGCGCCGGACCGCGGCCGGACGCTGTCGCGCCTGCGCACCCTGGGACTGTCCACCCGGCAGGGGAGACGGCTGCTCGTGTTCGAACTCGTACCCCTCATCTCGGTCGCCGTGCTGGTCGGCGGCCTGGTGGGGATCGCCCTGCCCGCGCTGATCGGGTCCGCCCTGGGCCTGAGCACCTTCACCGCGGGCCTGCCCGCCGGCATCAGCATCGACCCCCTGCTGGCCGCCGGAGTGCTGCTGATCGCGGCGCTGGCCGTGGCCGCCGCGCTCGTGGTCGAGGACGTCGCCAACCGCCGCCTGCGCCTCGGTACGGTGCTGCGGCTCGGAGAGGAGCCATGA
- a CDS encoding ABC transporter ATP-binding protein, which translates to MMELADLERRAAERAAARAGGQDRLSGHIVCDGLVRIFRTEGVEVVALQGLDLVVDRGELLAVVGASGSGKSTMLNILSGLDEPTAGMARVAGYELLGMSAKKRLEYRRQIVGFVWQQTARNLLPYLSARENVELPMRLAGNRKRDRAMELLEMVGVADRADRRPDQMSGGEQQRCAVAVALANDPEVLFADEPTGELDEATADEVFGALRTVNAELGVTVVVVTHDMNVAGQVRRAVAIRDGKTASEVRRSARIGADGTEQHVTEEYAVLDRAGRLQLPAAFVEALSLRDRVRLNLEPDHVEVRPSQSSDVQEEQA; encoded by the coding sequence ATGATGGAGCTCGCTGACCTGGAACGTCGCGCGGCGGAACGGGCCGCGGCCCGCGCCGGCGGGCAGGACCGGCTGAGCGGCCACATCGTCTGCGACGGCCTGGTCCGCATCTTCCGCACCGAGGGCGTCGAGGTGGTCGCCCTGCAGGGCCTGGACCTGGTCGTCGACCGGGGTGAACTGCTGGCCGTGGTGGGCGCGTCCGGCTCCGGCAAGTCCACCATGCTCAACATCCTCTCCGGGCTGGACGAGCCGACCGCCGGCATGGCCCGGGTCGCCGGCTACGAGCTGCTCGGCATGTCGGCGAAGAAACGGCTCGAGTACCGGCGGCAGATCGTCGGGTTCGTCTGGCAGCAGACGGCCCGCAACCTGCTGCCGTACCTGTCCGCCCGGGAGAACGTCGAACTGCCGATGCGCCTGGCCGGCAACCGCAAGCGGGACCGCGCGATGGAGCTCCTGGAGATGGTCGGCGTCGCCGACCGGGCGGATCGCCGCCCCGACCAGATGAGCGGCGGCGAGCAGCAGCGTTGCGCGGTCGCGGTGGCGCTGGCCAACGACCCCGAGGTGCTCTTCGCCGACGAGCCGACCGGCGAACTCGACGAGGCCACCGCCGACGAGGTCTTCGGCGCGCTGCGCACGGTCAACGCCGAACTCGGGGTCACCGTCGTGGTGGTCACGCACGACATGAACGTGGCCGGGCAGGTGCGGCGCGCGGTCGCCATCCGCGACGGGAAGACCGCATCAGAGGTACGCCGAAGCGCGCGCATCGGTGCGGACGGGACAGAGCAGCACGTCACCGAGGAGTACGCGGTGCTGGACCGGGCGGGCCGTCTGCAACTGCCGGCCGCGTTCGTCGAGGCGCTCTCGCTGCGCGACCGGGTACGCCTCAACCTGGAACCGGACCACGTCGAGGTCCGGCCCTCTCAATCGTCCGACGTGCAGGAGGAGCAGGCATGA
- a CDS encoding ABC transporter ATP-binding protein gives MNVVEVAGVSRVYGSGDREVHALTDVSFEVAKGELVAVRGRSGAGKTTLLNLIGGLDRADAGTIAVAGHKVTGAGEKKLLELRRDVIGFVFQSFGLVPILSAAENVSVPMRLARRDPAERDQRVAVLLELVGLGGQAAQRPGELSGGQQQRVAVARALANDPDLLIADEPTGQLDSDTGRAIMDLLRAVVDARGMTALVATHDAALIDRADRVLTLRDGRLV, from the coding sequence ATGAACGTCGTCGAGGTGGCCGGGGTGAGCCGCGTCTACGGCAGCGGTGACCGGGAGGTGCACGCGCTCACCGACGTCTCGTTCGAGGTGGCGAAAGGCGAGCTGGTCGCGGTCCGCGGCCGGTCCGGCGCCGGGAAGACCACCCTGCTGAACCTGATCGGCGGGCTGGACCGGGCGGACGCCGGGACCATCGCGGTGGCCGGCCACAAGGTCACCGGGGCGGGTGAGAAGAAGCTGCTGGAGCTGCGGCGCGACGTGATCGGCTTCGTGTTCCAGTCGTTCGGCCTGGTCCCGATCCTGTCCGCGGCCGAGAACGTCAGCGTCCCCATGCGGCTGGCCCGACGTGACCCGGCCGAACGTGACCAGCGCGTGGCCGTACTCCTCGAACTGGTCGGCCTGGGCGGGCAGGCCGCGCAGCGTCCCGGCGAGCTCTCCGGCGGCCAGCAGCAGCGCGTCGCGGTGGCCCGCGCCCTGGCCAACGACCCGGATCTGCTCATCGCCGACGAACCGACCGGCCAGCTCGACTCGGACACCGGCCGGGCCATCATGGACCTGCTGCGCGCGGTGGTCGACGCCCGCGGGATGACCGCCCTGGTGGCGACGCACGACGCCGCCCTGATCGACCGGGCCGACCGGGTCCTCACCCTGCGCGACGGGCGGCTGGTCTAG
- a CDS encoding MerR family transcriptional regulator yields the protein MTVTQQTGTYTLTVGEVAADAGVAPSAVRFYEQHGIIRAERTAGDQRRFDESAACRIRVAKVAQRVGLTVREIAEIFADLPEDPGPRDWGGVAEQLITEAEERTAALKAYLGEMRSGAKLCEL from the coding sequence ATGACGGTTACTCAGCAGACTGGCACCTACACGCTCACCGTCGGGGAGGTCGCCGCCGACGCCGGGGTGGCGCCGTCCGCGGTCCGCTTCTACGAGCAGCACGGCATCATCCGGGCCGAGCGCACCGCCGGTGACCAGCGGCGTTTCGACGAGAGCGCGGCCTGCCGGATCCGGGTGGCGAAGGTGGCCCAGCGGGTCGGCCTGACGGTCCGCGAGATCGCCGAGATCTTCGCCGACCTCCCCGAGGACCCGGGCCCGCGGGACTGGGGCGGCGTCGCCGAGCAGCTGATCACCGAGGCCGAGGAGCGGACCGCCGCCCTGAAGGCGTACCTCGGTGAGATGCGCTCCGGCGCCAAACTGTGTGAGCTCTAG
- a CDS encoding NADPH-dependent FMN reductase: MTETTVTDLPTVPAADDGPPLRLVVVAASVREQRMGRAFAEWAAFRAAGDLEVDLVDCADCVLPDDAELRPGGSSGSPVAARIDAADAFVFVTPEYNHSYPASLKRLIDWHYREWMFKPATVLSYGVQGGLLATEHLRGVFAELHMVTTRRVVGLRTPWNDLGPTGYAPPPGVEAAFDAALHELTWWAGVLRGARRETPFARR; this comes from the coding sequence ATGACTGAGACGACCGTTACCGACCTGCCCACCGTCCCCGCGGCCGACGACGGCCCGCCCCTGCGTCTCGTCGTGGTCGCCGCGAGTGTCCGCGAGCAGCGGATGGGCCGTGCTTTCGCCGAATGGGCCGCCTTCCGGGCCGCCGGTGATCTGGAGGTCGACCTCGTCGACTGCGCCGACTGCGTGCTGCCGGACGATGCCGAACTGCGCCCCGGCGGCAGCTCGGGCTCGCCGGTCGCCGCCCGGATCGACGCCGCCGACGCCTTCGTGTTCGTCACCCCGGAGTACAACCACAGCTATCCGGCCAGCCTGAAGCGGCTCATCGACTGGCACTACCGGGAGTGGATGTTCAAGCCGGCGACGGTGCTCTCCTACGGGGTCCAGGGCGGGCTGCTCGCCACCGAGCATCTGCGCGGGGTCTTCGCGGAACTGCACATGGTCACCACCCGCCGGGTCGTCGGCCTGCGGACCCCGTGGAACGATCTCGGACCGACCGGGTACGCGCCGCCGCCCGGCGTGGAAGCGGCCTTCGACGCCGCGCTGCACGAGCTGACCTGGTGGGCCGGGGTGTTGCGCGGCGCCCGGCGCGAGACCCCGTTCGCCCGCCGATGA